A stretch of the Spirosoma agri genome encodes the following:
- a CDS encoding S41 family peptidase: MAPEGKKQLLKPTVLLTSGATISAGDCALYLKGLPYVKLLGERSNGIFSPMLGKRLPSGWQVALSNGQTVSAKRISYEAEGVPVDVAVTHHCGDLLKRLDPGLDEAFRFLSAHQAKLAQQTRCYEQLAFDFYVDSLLVTRTYDAVTAYSTGLVEEDATLLTPFVNACYSLRGMANENQVQQRIQAEQGADSSFYHQNIRRRFYVSLHPPVRSRMRWPFVRRNARRLTIAHHISLGDKKYVRIHLSQGAGKGETVLVVLDQAGRVVEHCAVTYNYLSSQFYR; encoded by the coding sequence GTGGCTCCTGAAGGCAAAAAACAGCTGCTCAAACCCACGGTATTACTGACCAGTGGCGCTACAATTAGTGCGGGTGACTGTGCGCTCTACCTCAAAGGACTGCCGTACGTGAAATTGCTGGGCGAACGAAGCAACGGTATATTTTCTCCCATGCTGGGAAAACGCCTGCCTAGCGGCTGGCAGGTGGCTCTGTCCAATGGCCAGACAGTCAGCGCCAAACGCATCAGTTACGAAGCCGAAGGTGTACCAGTCGATGTAGCGGTTACTCACCATTGTGGCGATCTGCTGAAAAGGCTCGATCCTGGTCTGGATGAGGCTTTCCGTTTTCTGTCAGCCCATCAGGCTAAGTTAGCCCAACAAACCCGGTGCTATGAGCAGCTGGCCTTCGATTTTTACGTTGACAGTTTACTAGTAACCAGGACCTACGATGCTGTGACGGCCTACTCGACGGGGTTAGTTGAAGAGGATGCCACCTTGCTGACTCCTTTTGTCAACGCGTGCTATTCGCTCCGGGGAATGGCGAACGAAAATCAGGTTCAGCAACGGATTCAGGCAGAACAGGGTGCGGATTCGAGTTTTTATCACCAAAACATCAGACGTCGTTTTTACGTCAGTCTCCACCCGCCTGTTCGGTCCCGGATGCGTTGGCCATTTGTCAGGCGGAATGCCCGGCGATTAACGATTGCTCATCACATCAGCTTGGGCGATAAAAAGTACGTTCGTATTCACTTGAGCCAAGGCGCGGGGAAAGGCGAAACGGTTCTAGTCGTATTGGATCAGGCGGGTCGTGTTGTCGAACACTGTGCTGTAACATACAACTACCTGAGCAGTCAGTTTTATCGTTAA
- a CDS encoding replication initiation protein translates to MNPLISSKDQLAPLFQKRPTNYQPNVFTESRQEFTELEKKIVTLVVNQIGHMSLKGETIIGSNLVFNVPFSELTKNNHKQIADAAESLQSKRLAYRDDVKKEFHYITPFPSVRSAMIDGKRVIELIMFSAVVPHFAELGQRYTKYDIDMMLTMSSVYSQRMFEIVSMYQSRGQYQFSYRVDRLMEILNCPSQYIFNDFRRNALLIAQRELREKANIHLDWAVQKEGKKIVALDFTTKTTQQLATEAVKQDQRQINKMAINEAVTTAWQLMKGYKLKSWQKDLIISDHSLLETFYRVDSELANGLRTNIKSPTAYLVKSLGIDQKKDAKNLKTLDSKQLQIPGLSTELDALTNVPQSLAAIFGNMIMNE, encoded by the coding sequence ATGAATCCACTTATCAGTTCGAAAGATCAGTTAGCACCGTTGTTTCAAAAACGGCCCACTAATTATCAGCCCAATGTATTCACGGAGTCCAGGCAGGAGTTTACCGAGCTAGAGAAGAAGATCGTAACGCTTGTTGTCAATCAGATTGGTCATATGTCCCTGAAGGGCGAAACAATAATTGGATCCAACCTGGTCTTTAATGTACCCTTCAGCGAGCTGACAAAGAACAACCACAAACAGATAGCTGATGCAGCCGAATCACTTCAGTCAAAGCGACTGGCCTACCGGGATGATGTGAAGAAGGAGTTTCATTACATAACGCCTTTCCCCAGCGTGCGATCAGCGATGATCGATGGCAAACGGGTGATCGAGTTGATCATGTTCTCCGCTGTAGTTCCTCATTTTGCCGAATTAGGGCAGCGTTACACCAAGTATGACATTGACATGATGCTAACCATGTCTTCGGTCTACTCACAGCGAATGTTTGAGATTGTCAGCATGTACCAGAGCCGGGGACAGTACCAGTTCAGCTACAGAGTAGATCGACTGATGGAGATACTGAATTGTCCGAGTCAGTACATCTTCAATGACTTCCGACGAAATGCGCTCCTGATCGCGCAGCGGGAACTGCGGGAGAAAGCGAATATACACCTTGACTGGGCCGTACAAAAAGAGGGAAAGAAGATTGTAGCGCTCGATTTCACGACAAAAACTACGCAGCAGCTGGCCACTGAAGCAGTGAAGCAGGATCAGCGGCAAATCAATAAAATGGCCATCAACGAAGCCGTTACCACCGCCTGGCAACTGATGAAAGGCTACAAATTAAAATCCTGGCAGAAAGACCTCATCATTTCGGATCACAGTTTACTGGAAACGTTTTATCGGGTTGATTCCGAGCTGGCTAATGGGCTACGGACTAATATCAAAAGCCCAACGGCCTACCTGGTCAAGTCACTGGGTATCGACCAGAAAAAAGACGCCAAAAATCTCAAAACACTTGATTCCAAGCAATTGCAGATTCCCGGTCTATCGACCGAACTCGATGCCCTTACCAATGTACCCCAGTCACTGGCGGCCATTTTTGGCAATATGATTATGAATGAATAA
- a CDS encoding S41 family peptidase, producing MTRCFWLLGVYLLSFSSSFSQSDSDSVHTRNLVTIGKVWGFLKYYHPQVATGKIDWDAQLIQLIDESAAIPSRQALSARLLSWISQLEPVKACSSCSIPDSTAFTKNLDLSWLADSSLFSQPLRQQLLYVAANRNQRTNHYVRWNPFRNRLEFSEADYSTMALPNSSYRLLGLFRYWNSINYFHPTKYALPRNWAQVLTEFVPRFQQATDTLRYQRVLQQLISTIQDGHAELTIPLAYRLPSPEPTLYPPFDYRLLNDTLLVVRSFNDSLCQLDDIRRGDGILRVGGQSVAECIDQRAQDISASNRSALIQRLLPSLLAGSQPLVEIELIRDGQRLRKTMHRYVFERFGYRPPLPARSKTVPPTVGYIDLGTLSVGDIKRVMDQYRDRQGIIFDVRNYPSVSFQRLCAYLNPAPRGFARYTKPDLSFPGVFTQPAIQHVGRNNAAYYRGKVAILCNSHTQSAAESTCMALRTAPRAQIIGSPSAGANGDVCYVHFPGGYQTRFSGRGVYTVDGQLIQGPGVPIDMKAIPTRDDLLNGTDRALQAAIDWISQ from the coding sequence ATGACGCGCTGTTTTTGGCTGCTGGGTGTATACCTGTTGTCTTTTTCGTCTTCATTTAGTCAATCCGATTCGGATAGTGTACACACCCGGAACCTGGTCACGATCGGGAAAGTATGGGGGTTTCTCAAATACTACCATCCTCAGGTCGCTACCGGAAAAATTGACTGGGATGCACAACTTATTCAACTCATTGACGAATCAGCTGCCATCCCGTCCAGACAAGCCTTGTCTGCCCGATTGCTTAGCTGGATCAGTCAACTGGAACCCGTTAAGGCCTGTTCGAGCTGCTCCATCCCCGATTCGACGGCCTTTACCAAAAATCTGGATCTGAGCTGGCTGGCCGACTCATCGCTCTTCAGTCAACCCCTTCGCCAGCAGCTACTGTACGTTGCCGCCAACCGCAACCAACGAACCAATCACTATGTCCGCTGGAACCCCTTCCGGAACCGACTGGAGTTTTCGGAAGCGGACTATTCGACCATGGCCCTGCCCAACTCCTCATACCGGCTGCTGGGCCTGTTTCGCTACTGGAACAGTATCAACTATTTTCACCCCACCAAGTACGCCCTGCCCCGAAACTGGGCTCAGGTATTGACCGAGTTTGTGCCCCGCTTTCAACAGGCTACCGATACGCTGCGTTATCAGCGCGTTCTGCAACAGCTGATCAGCACGATTCAGGATGGGCACGCCGAACTGACTATTCCTCTCGCGTATCGACTTCCTTCGCCCGAACCGACTCTGTATCCTCCGTTTGATTACCGTCTACTCAACGATACCCTTCTCGTAGTCAGATCATTCAACGACTCGTTATGCCAACTTGATGACATTCGCCGGGGAGACGGTATCCTTCGGGTTGGCGGTCAATCGGTCGCGGAATGCATTGATCAGCGTGCGCAGGATATTTCTGCGTCGAACCGATCAGCACTGATTCAGCGGCTTTTACCGAGCCTGCTGGCCGGTTCACAGCCACTGGTTGAGATCGAGTTGATTCGCGACGGCCAGCGACTCCGTAAAACAATGCACCGCTATGTATTTGAGCGGTTTGGGTATCGTCCCCCGCTCCCTGCGCGTTCGAAAACCGTTCCGCCAACCGTTGGTTACATTGACCTGGGAACCTTGTCGGTGGGGGATATAAAACGGGTAATGGATCAATACCGAGATCGTCAAGGAATTATTTTTGACGTGCGGAATTACCCTAGCGTATCGTTCCAGCGGTTGTGTGCCTACCTAAATCCGGCTCCGAGGGGGTTTGCGCGCTACACCAAACCGGATCTATCCTTTCCGGGGGTGTTTACGCAACCTGCAATCCAGCATGTTGGGCGGAACAACGCGGCTTACTATCGGGGTAAAGTGGCTATTCTCTGTAACAGCCATACGCAAAGTGCCGCTGAATCGACGTGTATGGCCCTGCGTACGGCTCCCCGAGCCCAGATCATTGGCAGTCCATCGGCTGGGGCAAACGGGGATGTTTGTTATGTTCACTTTCCGGGTGGGTACCAAACCCGCTTTAGTGGCCGGGGGGTGTATACTGTTGACGGGCAGTTGATTCAAGGACCGGGCGTACCCATCGACATGAAGGCAATACCGACTCGTGACGACCTTTTGAACGGCACTGACCGAGCCTTGCAAGCCGCTATCGATTGGATCAGCCAATAA